A single region of the Palaemon carinicauda isolate YSFRI2023 chromosome 17, ASM3689809v2, whole genome shotgun sequence genome encodes:
- the LOC137656230 gene encoding uncharacterized protein has protein sequence MVKRAHHTFKASLMVYGEALTEPGKLFPATTDDTKLDHLREIAGKFRPCLKTYKDRTRHFTPKNLDDCDYVFIQVDAHPQPLTRPHRSPYEVVRRTAKSFLLNVHGQEDWVTIARLKPTYLESNKITAGPGRPRIPSQSKSSTIGGKTTQRRGKMIPPNQSNLPLRSSTRRELRRPPRYRD, from the exons ATGGTCAAGAGAGCTCATCACACAttcaaggcatccctgatg GTCTACGGCGAGGCACTTACAGAACCTGGCAAATTGttccctgcaactaccgacgacaCCAAGCTGGACCATCTGAGAGAAATTGCtgggaaattcagaccatgcctaAAAACATACAAGGACAGGACCAGACATTTCACGCCCAAGAACCTAGACGATTGCGACTACGTCTTCATCCAGGTCGATGCTCACCcccaaccactaactagacctcaTCGCAGCCCTTACGAGGttgtcagaagaacagccaaatctttcctcctgaacgtccacggacaagaagattgggtgacgatcgCCCGATTAAAACCAACataccttgaaagcaacaagatcaccgcgggccctggtagacccaggattccatCTCAGAGCAAATCATCCACCATAGGGGGGAAAACCACGCAACGACGGGGGAAAATGATTCCTCCGAATCAGAGTAACCTTCCCCTTCGCTCAAGCACCAGAAGGGAATTACGTCGCCCCCCACGATATAGGGATTAA